CAGCCATTCTGTAGGCTGATGCATTGCTCGCAACGACAAATCCAGCCTCGGCAAACTTCGGCTCAACCTCTCTTGCGATGTCTGAGGGCAGCGCTGAGAAGACGATGTCAGCATCCACATGCTTAGGGTCCATTGGCACCATTTCGATGTCCTTGGCAATGTCCGGAACCTCTCTGGAGACTATCCAGTCCACTTCTTCACCATACTTCTTCCCCACTCTTCTTTCCGACGCTGCAAGGCTCGTCAGCTTGAACCAGGGATGCTCTGCAAGCATCTGGATGAACTTCTGCCCCACCATTCCGGTAGCCCCAAGTACTCCGACACTGTATCGCATGGTTGAAGGACAGGGGGCAATTTAAAAAAGTTAGTGGTGCAACTCCTTCTCCTCTGCCCCGTTCAAAGCGAGCATTATGTTTGCCCTCAGAGTCATCTCGAAGTAAAGCTTGTCGGGCTCAAGGACGACGAACTTCTTCGGAATTGGTACGAGAAGTGTCTCATCGCAGCGGTAGCAGTGATTCCCGTTGGAGTCCACATAAATCTTCGGTGATTCGGGCTTACTTCTCTTCACGCAAAGGTAAACCGACTTATCCTTGTTTTTCCTTACCGTTTGCATGATTTCCTCGATGGTATAGACCTTCATCAGGTTTTCCATGATAGTATCAGCAAGCTTCGAGTTGGTATCCGTCTCCTCAACAGCTTCCATCTGATGTGATTGTAAGCGAGGCTAAAGATAAATCTTCTGGTTGTTTGTGCATAGCTGAACACTCACCAGACAGGCCACTTATCCTTCCCAAATTCCCTTTCCATGTAGTCTATCCACGCCTCCAAACCCGATATACCGTCTTTCGCAATTATATCTGCCACCTCTCTCTTTAAAGGTGCTATTCTTATGAAATCAAGGATACCGTAGGCAAAGCTGCCGTGAACGAAGCTCCAGTAAATGGCAAATAGAATCACCCCGATAGAAAGCAGAGCTGCGGTGAGAGGTTCATGCTGTGGTATCGAAGTCACGAACCTCGGCCACCAGTCCGGATCGTGGAAGAGGATGAAGTAATTCAGGGCCGTCAGGGGGCCAAAAATACCAATCCTTTTCCAGTTGAATTTTCCAACGGAAATGCCGTCAAGAGAACTGTCGAGAATTCCCGCCCTTGCAAGCTTTCTCCTTACCCTCATCATCGGGTAGAGAACTATTGGAGTTGACGAAAGGAAGGCTACGGTCATTACTGGAAGCACGAAGGCGTTTAACAGATTGACAACACTCTCATCCAGCTCCACCCAACCCAGCTCAACCAGATAGCCCGGAACAGCCAGAGCCCTGCTGAGCGTTACGAGCAGCATCACGGTCGCCATCGCCATCTTAATGTAGTACTGTCTCACGTAGGTTGTTCCAACAGCCCCAATCTGCACACCAATGAGAGACGTTGCAAGAATCAGCGTTGTCAGTCTCAAATCCACCGCTCCGAGTAAGTAAATCCACGTGAATGTTCCAGTTGAGCCCATCACAAAGGCTATACCCAGCTCAGTTCCACTGGCAACAGCACTCGAAGCGCCAATGAGGTAAATCATCGAAGGCACTCCAATAAATCCTCCAACAGCAATGGTTGCAGCAAGAAATCCCGTTCCAAAGCCGAGAGGGATGGTTAGCCACGCAGACTGCTCCCTCCCGACGATGTTGAACTTAATCACTGGTGGGATTCTGAACTTCTGCTCCAGCTTGGCTGCAAAGCGAGGTTCGAGGTCAGAAATTCCCATCCTCCTCGCTTTCACGACATCCCTTATTAGAACTGCCGCAACAGTTGGTAAAACAATTAGGAAAGCAACACTTACGTAAAGATTCGTTCCAGTAGGTCCTAAAAGCTCATAAATGTGCTTTTGAACCTGAATACCAACCTGAACGCCAAAAATAGCAGAGGTGGCCATTAAAAGAGCGAGCTTCGGGTCGAGCTGCCTCAGCTTATACCTTCTGTAAGCACCAATCATCGCCTTGGGGAACTTGTGGCACATGTTGGATGCAACAGCAATGGGCCCGGGAGTGCCGATGGACATCATCCCCGGAGTTAAAACGAAAGCTCCTCCAGTTCCGATAAAACCGCTCAGCATCCCGCCAAAGAAGCCGAGAGCTAAGAGAAAGAGTGCCTCAAAGGGGCCAATATGTATGAACATGTCGGGCGTCATCGCACTTCCGCCCTGAGCGAATGCACCACCCATAATAAACTGTAGGAAGAAGTAATGATAAATCTTTCCATTTATTAAAAATTAATACGAAAAATTATGGAAAAACTCTGCCCTCAAGGCTCGGGTCGTGGCCGGGAAGAATGTTTGCCTTCTTCGCCACACTCAACGCCTTAAAGCAGCTTTCGTACCACTCAGATAGGTCAACATGAAGCCCCGGCGGGAGGAAGGGGAGGGGTGAGGTGGGAATCTCAACGGTGTTTCCTGCAGTGTCGGTCATCTGAATGGGCTGCTTTGGCGGGAAGAAGTTGAAGTAGGTGTAGAAGTGGTCTGCAGCGAGCAGGTATGTCCCTTTCTCCGTCTCCACAGCTACTCCCTGCAGCCCCTTGGTGTGTCCCGGCAGCAGCACAGCCTTAACTCCTTCGGCAATCTCCACATCGCCGTCAATTAAGCAGAGGTCCATCTCCTCAAGTGGATAAAGCATGCTTGAATCGTAGGTCTGGCGGTAGTGCAGAGGAGGGTTTAGGGCAGACTCCCACTCCCTCTTTTGCACGTAAATCCTCGCATTGGTGAAAAGCTTGGCATTGGCAGCGTGGTCGAAGTGAAGGTGCGTGATTATGAGCTTGTCAACATCCTCAGGCTTTAGATTTACCTTCTCCATAGCCTCTCTCAAACCCTTCTCTCCCCCACCTTTTCCCGGAAATCCGTGGAACATTCCGTTCTTAGCCTCCTCAACTCCTGAATCCACAACTATCTTCTCATCCCCGCCATCAATAACCCAGACGTAAACGGGTCCAGTGGCCATAACTCTCATGTCCCCCATCATGATAGTTACTCCAAGGGGGACGCTTATTTCAGCAACCTTCAAAGGCATTATCTTATACATTCAACCACCTCCCTTCTCCAATTTCTCCTTCTCCCTTTCCTGCAGCAACCTCCACAAAATCTTACCAGCCCCGCTCTTCGGAAGCTCATCATCAAACTCTACAATCCTCGGATACTTGTATGCGGCCATCTGCTGCTTCGCCCACTGGATTATCTCTTCCTCTGTGATTTTGCCCCTGTACTCAGGATTGACGACGATGAAGGCCTTAACCTCCTCAACAACCCTCTCATCCGGAACTCCTATAACACAGACCTCCTTAACTGCGGGATGCTTGTAGAGAACCGCTTCAACCTCTGCAGGCCAGACTTTGAAGCCAGAACGGTTAATCATCCTCTTAATCCTGTCAACAATGAAGAAGTAGCCGTCTTCATCCATGTAGCCGAGGTCTCCCGTTCTGAAGTATCTCTTCCCATCTATCTCAATAAATGCCTTTTCCGTCTCCTCAGGCTTGTTCCAGTATCCCTTGAAAATCTCAGGCCCTGAA
The nucleotide sequence above comes from Archaeoglobus fulgidus DSM 4304. Encoded proteins:
- a CDS encoding sulfite exporter TauE/SafE family protein, whose translation is MGGAFAQGGSAMTPDMFIHIGPFEALFLLALGFFGGMLSGFIGTGGAFVLTPGMMSIGTPGPIAVASNMCHKFPKAMIGAYRRYKLRQLDPKLALLMATSAIFGVQVGIQVQKHIYELLGPTGTNLYVSVAFLIVLPTVAAVLIRDVVKARRMGISDLEPRFAAKLEQKFRIPPVIKFNIVGREQSAWLTIPLGFGTGFLAATIAVGGFIGVPSMIYLIGASSAVASGTELGIAFVMGSTGTFTWIYLLGAVDLRLTTLILATSLIGVQIGAVGTTYVRQYYIKMAMATVMLLVTLSRALAVPGYLVELGWVELDESVVNLLNAFVLPVMTVAFLSSTPIVLYPMMRVRRKLARAGILDSSLDGISVGKFNWKRIGIFGPLTALNYFILFHDPDWWPRFVTSIPQHEPLTAALLSIGVILFAIYWSFVHGSFAYGILDFIRIAPLKREVADIIAKDGISGLEAWIDYMEREFGKDKWPVW
- a CDS encoding N-acyl homoserine lactonase family protein is translated as MYKIMPLKVAEISVPLGVTIMMGDMRVMATGPVYVWVIDGGDEKIVVDSGVEEAKNGMFHGFPGKGGGEKGLREAMEKVNLKPEDVDKLIITHLHFDHAANAKLFTNARIYVQKREWESALNPPLHYRQTYDSSMLYPLEEMDLCLIDGDVEIAEGVKAVLLPGHTKGLQGVAVETEKGTYLLAADHFYTYFNFFPPKQPIQMTDTAGNTVEIPTSPLPFLPPGLHVDLSEWYESCFKALSVAKKANILPGHDPSLEGRVFP